A genomic stretch from Desulfolutivibrio sulfodismutans DSM 3696 includes:
- a CDS encoding ribonuclease J, with the protein MSQSPSVTLYPLGGLGEIGLNCMVMVSGDDMVIIDCGLMFPDDSLFGIDVVIPRFDFILANKHKLRGIVVTHGHEDHIGALPWLLPYVDVPVYGSPLTLALVGKKLEEHNLKDFVTLTPVAKNQRLELGVFAFTFIEVCHSIVHGYGLGIETPAGKIVHSGDFKIDRNPMDGHITDLDAFARFSADGVRLLMSDSTNVERDGFSLNEREIKGALSDLFHKATGRILVTLFSSHIQRMQEVFELAHDTGRKVAISGKSLFSNTEIAKELGYLRIPPDSTCTLDDLPGMPDDKVVLLVTGSQGEPLSALSRLATGEHRQLRVHPGDTVLLSSRFIPGNVRAITRLINRLYKLGAEVLYENVQAIHASGHAYREELGIMLDTVKPKFFIPVHGEYRHLVKHCRLAVSRGVAPERALVIEDGNPVTLFADGGIRLEDAISVEHIYVDGKGVGDVGQSVLKERALLAGEGLVIVVMVVDEKTGEVTLGPNIMSKGFVFEQQYSHVLEDAKCIVWDIFENIPPGNPELLKERIRSSLRRFFRKILERDPVVVPLVITL; encoded by the coding sequence ATGAGCCAGAGCCCCTCCGTCACCCTCTATCCCCTGGGCGGCCTGGGGGAAATCGGGCTCAACTGCATGGTCATGGTCAGCGGTGACGACATGGTCATCATCGACTGCGGCCTCATGTTCCCCGACGATTCCCTGTTCGGCATCGACGTGGTCATCCCCCGTTTCGACTTCATCCTGGCCAACAAACACAAACTCAGGGGCATCGTGGTCACCCACGGCCACGAGGACCACATCGGGGCCCTGCCCTGGCTTCTGCCCTACGTGGACGTCCCGGTCTACGGCTCGCCCCTGACCCTGGCCCTGGTGGGCAAGAAGCTGGAAGAGCACAACCTCAAGGACTTCGTGACGCTGACCCCGGTGGCGAAAAACCAGCGCCTTGAGCTTGGGGTCTTCGCCTTCACCTTCATCGAGGTCTGTCACTCCATCGTGCACGGCTACGGCCTGGGCATCGAGACCCCGGCCGGGAAGATCGTGCATTCCGGGGATTTCAAGATCGACCGCAACCCCATGGACGGCCACATCACGGACCTGGACGCCTTCGCCCGGTTCAGCGCCGACGGCGTCCGGCTGCTTATGTCCGATTCCACCAACGTGGAGCGCGACGGCTTCTCCCTCAACGAACGCGAGATCAAGGGCGCCCTGTCCGACCTCTTCCACAAGGCCACGGGCCGCATCCTGGTGACGCTTTTTTCCAGCCACATCCAGCGCATGCAGGAGGTCTTCGAGCTGGCCCACGACACCGGGCGCAAGGTGGCGATAAGCGGCAAGAGCCTTTTTTCCAATACCGAGATCGCCAAGGAGCTCGGCTATCTGCGCATCCCCCCGGACTCCACCTGCACCCTCGACGATCTGCCCGGCATGCCCGACGACAAGGTGGTGCTCTTGGTCACCGGCTCCCAGGGCGAGCCCCTGTCGGCTTTAAGCCGCCTGGCCACGGGCGAGCATCGCCAGCTTCGGGTGCACCCCGGGGACACGGTGCTTTTGTCCTCGCGCTTTATTCCCGGCAACGTGCGGGCCATAACGAGGCTCATCAACCGCCTCTACAAGCTCGGGGCCGAGGTGCTCTACGAAAACGTCCAGGCCATCCACGCCTCGGGCCACGCCTACCGCGAGGAACTGGGCATCATGCTGGACACGGTGAAACCCAAGTTCTTCATCCCGGTGCACGGCGAATACCGGCATCTGGTCAAGCACTGCCGCCTGGCCGTGTCGCGCGGGGTGGCCCCGGAGCGGGCCCTGGTGATCGAGGACGGCAACCCCGTGACCCTTTTCGCCGACGGCGGCATCCGCCTGGAGGACGCCATCTCCGTGGAGCACATCTACGTGGACGGCAAGGGCGTGGGCGACGTGGGCCAGAGCGTGCTCAAGGAGCGGGCGCTCCTGGCGGGCGAGGGGCTGGTCATCGTGGTCATGGTGGTGGACGAAAAGACCGGCGAGGTCACGCTTGGGCCCAACATCATGTCCAAGGGATTCGTCTTCGAGCAGCAGTACAGCCACGTTCTGGAAGACGCCAAATGCATCGTCTGGGACATCTTCGAGAACATCCCGCCGGGCAACCCGGAACTGCTCAAGGAGCGCATCCGGTCGTCGCTGAGGCGTTTTTTCCGCAAGATCCTGGAACGCGATCCGGTGGTCGTGCCCCTGGTCATCACCCTTTGA
- a CDS encoding DUF805 domain-containing protein has product MDFMTSLSTCLRKYATFSGRASRAEFWYFTLAVWLLSILAMVLDQALFGSGSTENSIMPLTSVFQVVVFLPVLSVSVRRLHDVNRSGWWYLIALTGVGFLLLLYWFVKKGADGENAYSLAVA; this is encoded by the coding sequence ATGGATTTTATGACCTCGCTTTCCACCTGCCTGCGAAAATATGCAACATTCTCCGGGAGGGCCTCACGGGCCGAGTTCTGGTACTTCACCCTGGCGGTCTGGCTGCTGTCCATTCTCGCCATGGTGCTGGATCAGGCCCTGTTTGGGAGCGGTTCCACAGAAAATTCGATCATGCCCCTGACCTCCGTCTTTCAAGTCGTGGTGTTCTTGCCTGTGTTGTCCGTTTCCGTCCGGAGGCTGCACGATGTGAACCGTTCCGGGTGGTGGTATTTGATCGCCTTGACCGGGGTCGGTTTTCTCCTGTTGCTGTATTGGTTCGTCAAAAAGGGGGCGGACGGCGAGAACGCCTATTCGCTGGCCGTGGCCTGA
- a CDS encoding fumarylacetoacetate hydrolase family protein, translating to MRVLRVRHQDKSFYASLLEDQVVCLDRSLSYDRPIPLSEIQLLPPVAPTKVVCAAVNYRSHAAEVGREVPDEPVIFFKPPSAVIPAGQPIVLPRASARVDYEAELAVVMGRPCRNAAPDKVAAHIFGYSCANDVTARDLQKKDGLFGRAKGFDSFAPIGPWIETEVADPGNLAIRTLVNGEVRQEGDTSDMIFSVAELVSFISRVMTLYPGDVVLTGTPPGIGPLAAGDEVRIEIAGVGVLINPVVAEEETGAGELIQ from the coding sequence ATGAGAGTGCTTCGCGTGCGCCACCAGGATAAAAGCTTCTATGCCTCGCTTCTTGAGGACCAGGTGGTCTGCCTGGATCGCAGCCTGTCCTACGACAGGCCCATCCCCTTGAGCGAAATCCAGCTTCTGCCGCCCGTGGCCCCGACCAAGGTGGTGTGCGCGGCGGTCAACTACCGCTCCCACGCCGCCGAGGTGGGACGGGAGGTTCCGGACGAGCCGGTGATTTTTTTCAAGCCGCCCTCGGCGGTGATCCCGGCCGGACAGCCCATTGTGCTGCCCCGGGCCTCGGCGCGGGTGGATTACGAGGCGGAGTTGGCCGTAGTCATGGGGCGGCCGTGCCGCAACGCAGCCCCGGACAAGGTGGCGGCGCACATCTTCGGCTACTCGTGCGCCAACGACGTGACCGCGCGCGACCTGCAGAAAAAAGACGGCCTGTTCGGCCGGGCCAAGGGGTTCGATTCGTTCGCGCCCATCGGGCCGTGGATCGAGACCGAGGTGGCGGACCCGGGAAACCTGGCCATCCGGACGTTGGTCAACGGCGAGGTGCGCCAGGAGGGCGACACGTCGGATATGATCTTTTCGGTGGCGGAACTGGTGAGTTTCATTTCCCGGGTGATGACGCTGTACCCCGGGGATGTGGTGCTGACGGGTACGCCGCCGGGCATCGGGCCGCTTGCCGCAGGCGACGAAGTGCGTATTGAGATCGCCGGGGTCGGGGTGCTGATCAATCCGGTTGTGGCGGAAGAAGAGACGGGGGCGGGGGAGTTGATTCAGTAG
- a CDS encoding lysophospholipid acyltransferase family protein — MQNILFRLCLFPLTLLFSTLCWLAVGIGKNNSFSHRMECLWGKALMACGGVRVEADLRALTPGTTYVFLANHQSHLDIPALFSVLSDYNFRFLAKDSLFRIPFFGPAMARMGHVAIERENRRKAMQSIERAVSLVAGGVGLLIFPEGTRSTDHSTLGEFKTGGMIVALKCRCPVAPLIVTGSGSVLPKGVTRLRPGTIRITALPPVDTQAYTLKDRDAFKTHMENLMKNAYLEHSQ, encoded by the coding sequence ATGCAAAACATTCTTTTCCGGCTGTGCCTTTTCCCCCTGACCCTGCTTTTCAGCACCCTGTGCTGGCTGGCCGTGGGGATTGGGAAAAACAACAGCTTCTCCCACCGCATGGAATGCCTGTGGGGCAAGGCCTTGATGGCCTGCGGCGGCGTGCGCGTCGAGGCCGACCTGCGGGCCCTGACCCCGGGAACCACCTATGTCTTTTTGGCCAACCACCAAAGCCATCTGGACATCCCGGCCCTTTTTTCGGTGCTCTCCGACTACAATTTCCGCTTTCTGGCCAAGGACAGCCTGTTTCGCATTCCGTTTTTCGGCCCGGCCATGGCCCGGATGGGGCATGTGGCCATCGAGCGGGAGAACCGGCGCAAGGCCATGCAGAGCATCGAGCGCGCCGTGTCCCTGGTGGCTGGCGGCGTGGGGCTGCTCATCTTCCCTGAAGGCACCCGCAGCACGGACCACTCCACCCTCGGCGAATTCAAGACCGGCGGCATGATCGTGGCCCTCAAATGCCGCTGCCCCGTGGCCCCGCTGATCGTCACCGGCAGCGGATCGGTGCTGCCCAAAGGCGTCACCCGCCTGCGCCCCGGGACCATCCGCATCACGGCCCTGCCCCCCGTGGACACCCAAGCCTATACCTTGAAGGACCGCGACGCCTTCAAGACGCATATGGAAAACCTCATGAAAAACGCCTACCTGGAGCATAGCCAATGA
- a CDS encoding FlxA-like family protein encodes MDISSILSGSSYTSAIESVASTQKVDDEDTSSTTVSSGTDTVTISDAARKLAELLASARGQSDSSSSETSSETESDSEDSDSESSESAEGASGSGGSSSSDSSSSIEDLQAQMEELQGKILQVEQQEIPDGTKKPIVAALQAQVASLQQQIAQLKAAAA; translated from the coding sequence ATGGATATCTCAAGCATTTTGTCCGGGAGCAGCTACACGTCGGCCATCGAATCCGTGGCCTCCACGCAGAAGGTGGATGATGAGGACACCTCGAGCACGACGGTCAGCTCCGGGACCGACACCGTGACCATCTCCGACGCAGCCAGGAAGCTGGCGGAACTTTTGGCCAGCGCCCGGGGCCAGTCCGACAGCAGCAGCAGCGAAACCAGCAGCGAGACGGAAAGCGACAGCGAAGACAGCGACAGCGAATCGTCCGAATCCGCCGAAGGCGCCAGCGGCAGCGGCGGTTCCAGCAGCAGCGATTCGTCCAGCAGCATCGAGGATCTCCAGGCCCAGATGGAGGAGCTGCAGGGCAAGATCCTCCAGGTGGAGCAGCAGGAAATCCCCGATGGCACCAAAAAGCCCATCGTGGCCGCCCTGCAGGCCCAGGTCGCCAGCCTGCAACAGCAGATCGCCCAGCTCAAGGCCGCAGCCGCCTAA
- a CDS encoding LysM peptidoglycan-binding domain-containing protein translates to MTGTARIPFPGDLAPALAAVFLLCLLAVIFASAAQAQANPRTHVVQPGETLFSLAKRYGVSLAALQAENGIAAADQIRAGACLRLPAATAADPGPGMGGKGALAGAAGRDPAKKAAAPKNLAAKWNVHDQTSAIMGEPPKPDPPRSGSLLDVPLKGGGTLSPEHRDAGAVIMSGAANKDEDFQGHALGVRTTLPAGKDTQLVTTLGYGVNVSVKENEASRVGYETDTSIGGLGYGLGLRHSF, encoded by the coding sequence ATGACCGGCACGGCACGCATACCTTTCCCCGGCGATTTGGCCCCGGCTCTGGCCGCCGTTTTTCTGCTCTGTCTCCTGGCCGTTATTTTTGCGTCGGCGGCCCAGGCCCAGGCAAACCCCAGAACGCATGTGGTGCAACCCGGCGAGACCCTTTTTTCCCTGGCCAAACGCTACGGAGTGTCCCTGGCGGCGCTTCAGGCCGAAAACGGCATCGCCGCTGCGGATCAGATCCGGGCCGGTGCGTGCCTGCGCCTTCCCGCCGCCACGGCGGCCGACCCCGGCCCCGGGATGGGCGGCAAAGGTGCGCTGGCCGGGGCAGCGGGGCGAGATCCGGCGAAAAAAGCCGCCGCTCCGAAGAACCTGGCGGCCAAGTGGAACGTCCACGACCAGACATCCGCCATCATGGGCGAGCCGCCCAAGCCCGATCCCCCGCGCAGCGGATCGCTCCTGGATGTTCCCTTGAAAGGCGGCGGTACCCTGTCCCCGGAACACCGCGACGCCGGGGCGGTGATCATGTCCGGAGCGGCGAACAAAGACGAGGATTTCCAGGGCCACGCCCTGGGGGTGCGCACCACCCTGCCCGCCGGGAAGGACACGCAGTTGGTGACCACCCTGGGCTATGGCGTGAACGTCTCGGTAAAGGAAAACGAGGCCTCGCGCGTGGGCTACGAAACCGACACCAGCATCGGTGGCCTGGGCTACGGCCTCGGGCTGCGGCATTCGTTCTGA
- a CDS encoding YraN family protein, with the protein MTTDAAHLATGRRGEDLAADHLAAAGYRVLTRNWRCRAGEVDFICVHGDTLVFVEVKTRAVSPQADPAGAVTASKRSRIIKAASAYLTAKDLWDTPCRFDVVAIVESPRGTDIRHFENAFDASEVSGTSGRLYQPF; encoded by the coding sequence ATGACCACGGACGCCGCCCACCTGGCCACGGGCCGACGCGGCGAAGACCTGGCCGCCGACCATCTGGCCGCCGCCGGATATCGCGTCCTGACCCGCAACTGGCGCTGCCGGGCGGGCGAGGTGGATTTCATCTGCGTTCATGGCGACACCCTGGTCTTCGTGGAGGTCAAGACCCGGGCCGTCTCCCCCCAGGCCGACCCGGCCGGGGCGGTCACCGCCTCCAAACGCTCCCGCATCATCAAGGCCGCCAGCGCCTACCTCACGGCCAAAGACCTGTGGGACACGCCCTGCCGCTTCGATGTGGTGGCCATCGTCGAGTCCCCTCGCGGGACAGACATCCGGCACTTCGAAAACGCCTTCGACGCCTCCGAGGTCTCGGGGACGTCGGGGCGGCTCTATCAGCCGTTTTGA
- a CDS encoding cache domain-containing protein, which yields MAVLVCLAGMGLWAFEKYRDFQDEAESIRRDFVERNKAEILYQVDTATNYLHHQISIAEGRVRAMVRERTLDAVALAEHLAGQLAGTMTQAELERRVMDTLRLIRFNKGRGYYFATRLDGTELLFADRPELEGVNLLDMQAPDGTFVVRDMIALVRREGEGFYEYDWTKPGVDGDRHRKIAYIKYFEPFNCFIGTGEYVEDQAAELRQEALGWLVQVRFGQSGYLFGSTFSGDPLFTNGEITTGGPSVWELTDPGGIKIIQEQQRLAETPAGGFLEYSWRKLTGDAPSPKIAYVRGIPDWRWIIGAGFYVDEVETAVAQRRGQIATELRAGLVRGALLCLALIGATLFLTGRISRRINRQLVSLTDFLAMAATQKARINPDTMSLREFRDIAGSVNSLLDTQAGIEKSLRQRSEELATVLDTLPAMVWIALDPYCRVITANRAVNERLGLPPGASPDGPPDPALGQNLMRSVVHLKPDGTPFQDDELPMQQAIALGRQVDSVELSYLLPDGRQVHVAGSASPLFEEDGGIRGAVAVYWDITERRQALAALIKAKEAAEAANHAKSEFLANMSHEIRTPLNGILGMLQLLRLTALSHEQQDYVEVAIQSGRRLTSLLSDILDLSRIEAGRLVVQDGVFETAKLKKAALEVFALTLADKGLGMDFVISGDMPPEVVGDEARLRQILFNLVGNAIKFTDAGRVLVELSPLTAADASARFVALLTVQDTGIGIPGDVIKMIFEPFSQAEGAYTRRFQGAGLGLSIVKNLVRLLGGSICVDTEPGQGSTFYVSLPLRLPPGRNEELAATPQPDPPAATRRKSGTPRILIVEDVDSNRRALTVMLEKFGMRPDGAANGQEALAALAENDYDAVLMDVQMPVMDGVEATRRIRDGQAGQDKAAVPIIALTAYAMSGDREKFLGAGMDDYLAKPVSLQELREALERVLAGGRNTAAG from the coding sequence ATGGCGGTCCTGGTTTGTCTGGCGGGGATGGGGCTTTGGGCGTTTGAGAAATACCGGGACTTTCAGGATGAGGCCGAATCCATCCGCAGGGACTTCGTCGAGCGCAACAAGGCGGAGATCCTGTATCAGGTGGATACGGCGACGAACTACCTGCATCACCAGATATCCATAGCCGAAGGCCGAGTGCGGGCCATGGTCAGGGAACGGACCCTGGACGCCGTGGCCCTGGCCGAACACCTCGCGGGACAGCTTGCCGGGACCATGACCCAGGCGGAACTGGAACGGCGGGTCATGGACACCTTGCGGCTGATCCGCTTCAACAAGGGCCGGGGATATTATTTCGCCACCCGGCTGGACGGGACCGAACTGCTTTTTGCCGACCGACCGGAGCTTGAGGGCGTCAACCTGCTGGACATGCAGGCCCCGGACGGCACGTTCGTCGTCCGGGACATGATCGCCCTGGTGCGCCGGGAGGGCGAGGGGTTTTACGAATACGACTGGACCAAGCCCGGCGTGGACGGGGACCGGCATCGCAAAATCGCCTATATCAAGTATTTTGAGCCGTTTAACTGTTTCATCGGCACGGGGGAATACGTCGAGGACCAGGCCGCCGAGCTCAGGCAGGAGGCCCTGGGCTGGCTGGTCCAGGTCCGTTTCGGCCAAAGCGGCTATCTGTTCGGGTCGACGTTTTCCGGCGATCCGCTTTTCACCAACGGCGAGATCACCACGGGCGGGCCGAGCGTCTGGGAGCTGACCGACCCTGGCGGAATCAAGATCATCCAGGAGCAACAGCGCCTTGCGGAAACGCCCGCAGGCGGCTTCCTGGAATATTCCTGGCGCAAGCTCACTGGCGATGCCCCGTCGCCCAAGATCGCCTACGTGCGCGGCATTCCCGATTGGAGATGGATCATCGGGGCGGGGTTTTATGTGGACGAGGTGGAGACGGCCGTGGCCCAGCGGCGAGGCCAGATCGCCACGGAACTGCGCGCCGGGCTGGTCCGGGGCGCACTGCTTTGCCTGGCCCTGATCGGGGCGACCCTGTTTCTTACCGGCCGGATTTCACGCCGCATCAACCGCCAACTGGTTTCGCTCACGGATTTTTTGGCCATGGCCGCCACGCAAAAGGCCCGTATCAACCCGGACACCATGAGCCTTAGGGAGTTCCGGGACATCGCGGGCAGCGTCAATTCCCTGCTCGATACCCAGGCCGGGATCGAAAAGTCCCTGCGCCAGCGCAGCGAGGAACTGGCCACCGTGCTGGACACCCTGCCCGCCATGGTCTGGATCGCCCTGGACCCGTACTGCCGGGTCATCACGGCCAACCGCGCCGTGAACGAACGGTTGGGACTTCCCCCAGGCGCCTCCCCGGACGGCCCCCCGGACCCGGCCCTGGGGCAGAACCTGATGCGAAGCGTCGTCCACCTCAAGCCCGACGGAACCCCCTTCCAGGATGACGAACTTCCCATGCAGCAGGCCATCGCCCTGGGGCGGCAGGTGGACAGCGTGGAGTTGTCCTATCTGTTGCCCGACGGTCGGCAGGTGCATGTGGCGGGCAGCGCCTCGCCGCTTTTCGAGGAGGACGGCGGCATACGGGGCGCCGTGGCCGTGTATTGGGACATCACCGAGCGCAGGCAGGCCCTGGCGGCCCTGATCAAGGCCAAGGAGGCGGCCGAGGCGGCCAACCACGCCAAGTCCGAGTTTCTGGCCAACATGAGCCACGAGATCAGGACGCCCTTAAACGGCATCCTGGGCATGCTCCAACTGCTGCGGCTCACCGCCCTGAGCCATGAGCAGCAGGACTATGTCGAGGTGGCGATCCAGTCGGGCAGGCGGCTGACCAGCCTTTTGTCCGACATTTTAGACCTGTCCCGGATCGAGGCGGGCAGGCTTGTCGTCCAGGACGGGGTTTTCGAAACGGCGAAGCTGAAAAAAGCGGCCCTTGAGGTGTTCGCCCTGACGCTGGCGGACAAGGGGCTGGGCATGGACTTCGTCATCTCAGGCGACATGCCGCCGGAGGTCGTCGGCGACGAGGCCCGGCTGCGCCAGATTCTCTTCAACCTCGTGGGGAACGCCATCAAATTCACCGATGCGGGACGGGTGCTGGTCGAACTGTCGCCCCTGACGGCGGCGGACGCCTCAGCCCGGTTCGTGGCCCTTCTCACCGTGCAGGATACCGGCATCGGCATCCCAGGCGACGTGATCAAGATGATCTTTGAGCCGTTTTCGCAGGCCGAGGGGGCCTATACCCGGCGTTTCCAGGGGGCCGGGCTTGGGCTGTCCATCGTCAAGAATCTTGTGCGGCTGCTTGGCGGCAGCATCTGCGTGGACACCGAGCCCGGTCAGGGCTCGACGTTCTATGTCTCGCTGCCCCTGCGGCTTCCCCCCGGGCGAAACGAGGAGCTGGCCGCGACACCGCAGCCCGATCCCCCGGCGGCGACCCGCCGGAAAAGCGGCACGCCCCGCATCCTGATCGTGGAGGACGTGGATTCGAACCGGCGGGCCCTTACCGTCATGCTGGAAAAATTCGGCATGCGGCCGGACGGCGCCGCCAACGGGCAGGAGGCCCTGGCCGCCCTTGCGGAGAACGACTACGACGCGGTGCTCATGGATGTGCAGATGCCGGTCATGGACGGGGTGGAGGCCACGCGGCGCATCCGCGACGGCCAGGCCGGGCAGGACAAGGCGGCGGTGCCCATCATCGCGCTGACCGCCTACGCCATGAGCGGGGACCGGGAGAAGTTCCTCGGGGCCGGGATGGACGACTACCTGGCCAAGCCGGTGTCGTTGCAGGAACTGCGGGAGGCGTTGGAGCGGGTCTTGGCGGGGGGGCGCAACACCGCCGCTGGGTGA
- a CDS encoding aminotransferase-like domain-containing protein, whose product MTMPQTPWVFASRMDNVRRSFIREILKVTADPSIISFAGGLPQPGLFPAAALAKAAESVIAGSGSESLQYSTTEGDPELRRFIAGRYKLRFGLDVDPDWIIITTGSQQALDLLAKAFLDPGDGVLVERPGYIGAIQLFSLFQAEFASVPLDDDGPDPEALGAALSGPAPKLFYSVPNFQNPSGITWSKARRELAAGLLADSPTILIEDDPYGELRFLGEHQTPLYALRPERTFLLGSFSKVVSPGLRVGWLVADPESRVKLVTAKQASDLHTSTLAQRILVRYLAENDLSAHVESIKSAYRRQRDLMVARIEELFPPEARCTRPEGGMFLWITLPDGVSAYDVFDAAIKEKVAFVPGGPFFVDGTGANTMRLNFSNSDEERIDVGMRRLAACLDKVLSRPSSCGAAS is encoded by the coding sequence ATGACTATGCCGCAGACGCCGTGGGTTTTCGCTTCGCGCATGGACAACGTGCGCCGTTCGTTTATTCGGGAGATTCTCAAGGTCACCGCCGACCCCTCCATCATCTCCTTCGCCGGCGGGCTTCCCCAACCTGGCCTGTTTCCGGCGGCCGCCCTGGCCAAGGCGGCCGAATCGGTCATCGCCGGGTCGGGCTCGGAAAGCCTGCAATATTCCACCACCGAGGGTGACCCCGAGCTGCGCCGATTCATCGCCGGACGCTACAAGCTGCGCTTCGGCCTGGACGTGGACCCGGACTGGATCATCATCACCACGGGCTCCCAGCAGGCCCTGGATCTGTTGGCCAAGGCGTTTTTGGACCCGGGCGACGGGGTGCTCGTGGAGCGGCCGGGATATATCGGGGCCATCCAGCTTTTTTCCCTGTTTCAGGCCGAATTCGCCTCCGTCCCCCTGGACGACGACGGCCCGGACCCCGAGGCCCTGGGCGCGGCGCTTTCCGGGCCTGCGCCGAAGCTCTTTTACAGCGTGCCCAATTTCCAGAACCCCTCGGGCATCACCTGGTCGAAGGCGCGCCGGGAGCTGGCCGCCGGGCTTCTGGCCGATTCCCCGACCATCCTCATCGAGGACGACCCGTACGGCGAACTGCGGTTTCTGGGCGAACACCAGACTCCCCTGTACGCCCTGCGCCCGGAGCGCACCTTCCTTCTGGGGTCGTTTTCCAAGGTCGTTTCCCCGGGGCTGCGGGTGGGCTGGCTGGTGGCCGACCCCGAGTCGCGCGTCAAGCTGGTCACGGCCAAGCAGGCCTCGGATCTGCACACCTCCACCCTGGCCCAGCGCATCCTCGTGCGCTATCTGGCCGAAAATGACCTAAGCGCCCATGTGGAGAGCATCAAGTCCGCCTACCGGCGGCAGCGCGACCTGATGGTGGCCCGCATCGAGGAGCTGTTCCCCCCCGAGGCGCGGTGCACCAGGCCCGAAGGCGGCATGTTTTTATGGATCACCCTGCCGGATGGGGTCTCGGCCTACGATGTCTTTGACGCGGCCATCAAGGAGAAGGTGGCGTTCGTGCCGGGCGGGCCGTTTTTCGTGGACGGCACGGGCGCCAACACCATGCGGCTCAATTTTTCCAATTCCGACGAGGAGCGCATCGACGTTGGCATGCGGCGGCTGGCCGCCTGCCTGGACAAGGTGCTGTCCCGGCCGTCGTCGTGCGGCGCTGCGTCATAA
- a CDS encoding 3D domain-containing protein, giving the protein MPSAGPWRSVNSAASRLLLFVLVCAGFVSGCVHTGGEGAQSITAHVVSRPAGAGEGSSDCFDLGAMDDPDRLFRAACPPRQTLAVKAKAYVSHGRKKKTGYPRGAWGDTLGPEVKAIAVSPDLVNAGLGYKTRLTIEGLPGEYEVLDLMHGRWRKTIDIYFGDDRQAARLWGNRTITISWE; this is encoded by the coding sequence ATGCCGTCCGCAGGCCCGTGGCGCAGCGTTAACTCTGCGGCCTCGCGGCTGTTGCTGTTTGTGCTGGTGTGTGCAGGTTTTGTGTCGGGCTGCGTACACACGGGCGGGGAGGGCGCACAATCGATCACGGCCCATGTCGTCTCCCGTCCTGCCGGGGCGGGCGAAGGTTCGTCCGACTGCTTCGACCTGGGGGCCATGGACGATCCCGACCGGCTTTTTCGCGCCGCCTGCCCGCCGCGCCAGACGCTTGCGGTCAAGGCCAAGGCGTACGTCTCCCACGGCCGCAAGAAAAAGACGGGCTATCCGCGCGGGGCCTGGGGCGACACCCTGGGGCCGGAGGTCAAGGCCATCGCCGTTTCGCCGGATTTGGTGAACGCGGGGCTGGGGTACAAAACCCGGCTGACCATCGAGGGCCTGCCCGGCGAATACGAGGTGCTGGACCTGATGCACGGGCGCTGGCGCAAGACCATCGACATCTATTTCGGCGACGACCGCCAGGCCGCCCGCCTGTGGGGCAACCGCACCATCACCATCTCCTGGGAATAA